Proteins encoded within one genomic window of Flavobacterium oreochromis:
- a CDS encoding acyltransferase family protein — protein sequence MKNISIVLFSINFWINLLQINFTLFGFDYENNYNLAYGILLSYTFFPNIFASYSPGGIIEILWSIGIEEQFYLLIAPLIYIIPLKKINQILLVFTIFFFLIYFSELIIFLRNYNMLFFYFSFSGLCSIMSLNRRINFHSFKYLLFFLFIIYFTTSIFRNNLTDFYYHLISMILFGLILYNLSEKPIKLLENKWIIYLGKISFGIYMYHSIMMQFVGFIFLKSNIHLKISNLNSIIIFNILVFISTIIIAHLSFKYFESYFLKLKENFIFDRK from the coding sequence ATTAAGAATATTTCCATTGTATTATTTAGTATTAACTTTTGGATTAATCTATTACAGATTAATTTTACCCTTTTTGGATTTGATTATGAAAATAACTACAATTTAGCTTATGGTATTTTATTATCATATACTTTTTTTCCAAACATATTTGCTTCTTATAGTCCAGGAGGAATCATAGAAATATTGTGGTCAATTGGTATTGAAGAACAATTTTACTTGTTAATTGCTCCTTTAATTTATATTATTCCTTTAAAAAAAATTAATCAAATTCTATTAGTATTTACTATTTTTTTCTTTTTAATTTATTTTTCAGAATTAATCATTTTTTTAAGGAATTATAATATGTTATTTTTCTATTTCTCATTTAGTGGATTATGTTCAATTATGTCTTTAAATAGAAGAATTAATTTTCATTCTTTTAAATATTTATTATTTTTCCTATTTATAATTTATTTTACTACATCAATCTTTCGAAATAATTTAACTGATTTTTATTACCATCTAATAAGTATGATTTTATTTGGGCTAATATTATACAATCTTTCAGAAAAACCTATAAAATTGTTAGAGAATAAATGGATAATCTATTTAGGTAAAATTTCGTTTGGAATTTATATGTATCATTCTATAATGATGCAGTTTGTTGGATTTATTTTTTTGAAATCAAATATACACTTAAAAATCTCAAATCTAAATTCTATAATTATATTTAATATTTTAGTTTTTATTTCAACAATTATAATAGCTCATTTGTCTTTTAAATATTTTGAAAGTTATTTTTTAAAATTAAAAGAAAACTTTATTTTTGATAGAAAATAA
- a CDS encoding T9SS type A sorting domain-containing protein → MTTILPFKKKIKDSITAIARGLKIPFAPAGECFKEHYNTNKDLLLHGTYNDVHPGLKGSYLVACSIFNTLYQENVSPCNFYGGVDDVTATYLQRISDNVILKNKPSWLINTYNLYTNFSFVTNGMNIELKNESSNYDSLSWNINNEHRTNDLSPTFNFTSTGAKNIILTTHKNGCSETITKTIQISPLGLDEIIDSDYEYYPNPAKDFIYIETKKNSQVKFSIIDSNGKIMVREQNLEKNNIDIRSLNTGLYLILLNQENTISKIKLIKH, encoded by the coding sequence ATGACAACTATTTTGCCATTCAAAAAAAAAATAAAAGATTCAATAACTGCAATTGCACGTGGTTTAAAAATTCCTTTTGCCCCAGCAGGAGAATGTTTCAAAGAACATTATAACACTAATAAAGACCTATTATTACATGGTACTTATAACGACGTACACCCAGGACTAAAAGGTTCATACCTAGTTGCCTGCTCTATTTTTAATACATTATATCAAGAAAATGTTTCTCCTTGTAATTTTTATGGAGGCGTTGATGATGTTACAGCAACTTATCTGCAAAGAATATCGGATAATGTTATTCTTAAAAACAAGCCAAGTTGGCTTATTAATACCTATAATTTATATACAAATTTTTCATTTGTAACTAATGGAATGAATATAGAACTAAAAAATGAATCCAGTAATTATGATTCATTATCTTGGAATATTAATAATGAGCATAGAACAAATGATCTATCACCGACTTTTAATTTCACATCTACAGGGGCTAAAAATATTATATTGACAACCCATAAAAATGGTTGCTCAGAAACTATAACTAAAACTATTCAAATTTCACCTTTAGGTCTAGATGAAATAATTGATTCTGACTATGAATACTATCCTAATCCAGCAAAAGATTTTATATACATAGAAACAAAAAAAAATTCTCAAGTTAAATTCAGTATTATAGATTCAAACGGAAAAATTATGGTTAGAGAACAAAACTTAGAAAAAAATAATATTGATATTCGTTCTCTAAATACTGGCTTATATCTAATCCTTCTTAATCAAGAAAATACAATTAGTAAAATTAAACTAATTAAACATTAA
- a CDS encoding M4 family metallopeptidase has product MKKNYTLLFSILSMVSNLQAQENAKLDTKREYQKTLRMDKGSSREKALNIIESTYGLDKNNQFRISSTTSDITGFTHERHQQYYKGLKVEFGTVITHEKNGLVESLNAELYNAKSLDLTPKLSSQKCFEYALKYANAQKYLWEDIEQSKVVDYQKPNGELVIFPDSNSGKIYLAYKYDIYSIKPISRKEIYINANTGALLYENPLIKHFYNKLASKNQIEQVGKQVEGIILSPSTALVTANAATRYSGNRNIETTLDTNTNRYILSDQTRGNGIVTYNCAGAGYTNTHFTDNDNNWTAAEFHNTAKDDAGLDAHWGAEKTYDFWKNIFNRNSFDDKGTLIKSYVNANLTAIDPTNTSNDNAFWNSQFMTYGSGTTFDALTAIDICGHEIGHAVCDYTARLAYKNQSGAMNEGFSDIWGACIEQYAKNGNLNAGTDTASPGTLAVWKIGEDIGDSLRSMSYPNTKRDPDTFLGRYYADTQDDSGVAIECTTPNDSNDQCGVHTNSGVLNHWFYILTAGKSGTNNASQANGGPDVYNVQGIGMAKAAQIAYYAERDYLTPNSTFMDCRNATIAVASSLYCSSSQEVQSVINAWYAVNVGNAYNSFPNDIVLKSLNGGNINVNCGVPYSPTVTFENGGTNAINNVTINYNIDGGANSTLNWVGNLAQCEQGTQAININGLTRGYHILNVTTTITNDGLATNNTKSMVILVNDAGSINSTNTFNTNNDVLVSIDKGGANSTVWERGSINKTKLSIVATGNSPGYSTKLVGNYPDKTTSYLVSQCYNLSNYSNAKVSFDMAFDLEPNWDIIYFEYSTNNGATWTPLGNMGSTWYNSSRIPDTNDCFNCIGRQWTGDYTTAPAGGNGNNGNKRNYSHSLAEVGAASNAIFRFTFIADEASNQEGVFIDNFVIQGTLANETNNFDKFEIFPNPSNGKFAITLSTDQEVKIQIYDLGGRNVFEKKYEVNGSEFNNEIDLSNISSGVYILNIESKNKKESRRIIVN; this is encoded by the coding sequence ATGAAAAAAAATTATACCTTATTATTTTCTATATTATCTATGGTTTCAAACTTGCAAGCTCAAGAAAATGCAAAGTTAGATACTAAAAGAGAATATCAGAAAACATTACGTATGGACAAAGGTTCCTCTCGTGAAAAAGCTTTAAATATTATTGAAAGCACATACGGACTAGATAAAAATAACCAATTCAGAATTAGTTCTACAACTTCTGATATTACAGGATTTACACATGAAAGACATCAACAGTACTATAAAGGTTTAAAAGTTGAATTTGGAACGGTTATTACGCATGAAAAAAATGGTTTAGTTGAATCATTAAATGCAGAATTATATAATGCAAAATCATTAGATTTAACACCTAAACTTTCATCTCAAAAATGTTTTGAATATGCTTTAAAGTATGCAAATGCACAAAAATATTTATGGGAAGATATAGAACAATCTAAAGTTGTTGATTATCAAAAACCTAATGGAGAATTAGTTATTTTTCCCGATTCAAATTCAGGAAAAATCTATTTAGCTTACAAATATGATATATATTCTATAAAACCCATTTCTAGAAAAGAAATATATATAAATGCTAATACAGGAGCCCTTTTATATGAAAACCCATTAATAAAACATTTCTATAATAAATTAGCTTCAAAAAATCAAATAGAACAAGTAGGAAAGCAAGTTGAAGGAATTATTCTTTCTCCATCAACTGCATTAGTCACAGCAAATGCTGCTACACGCTATAGTGGTAATAGAAATATAGAAACTACCTTAGATACAAACACAAATAGATATATTTTATCTGATCAAACAAGAGGTAATGGTATTGTCACCTATAACTGTGCTGGAGCTGGTTATACCAATACTCATTTTACAGATAATGATAATAACTGGACTGCTGCTGAATTTCATAATACTGCTAAAGATGATGCAGGTTTAGATGCTCACTGGGGAGCCGAAAAAACTTATGATTTTTGGAAAAATATTTTTAATAGAAATAGTTTTGATGATAAAGGAACTCTTATAAAAAGTTATGTAAATGCAAATTTAACAGCAATAGATCCTACAAATACTTCTAATGATAATGCTTTTTGGAATTCTCAATTTATGACTTATGGAAGTGGAACAACATTTGATGCCTTAACAGCAATTGATATTTGTGGTCATGAAATAGGACACGCAGTATGTGATTATACAGCTCGTTTAGCTTATAAAAATCAATCAGGAGCCATGAATGAAGGATTTTCAGATATTTGGGGAGCATGTATTGAACAATATGCTAAAAATGGCAATCTAAATGCTGGAACAGATACAGCAAGTCCAGGTACACTGGCTGTTTGGAAAATAGGAGAAGACATTGGTGATTCATTACGTTCTATGAGCTATCCGAATACTAAAAGAGATCCTGATACTTTTTTAGGCAGATATTATGCCGATACACAAGATGACAGTGGAGTGGCCATAGAATGTACAACCCCTAATGATTCAAATGATCAATGTGGAGTTCATACTAATAGTGGAGTATTAAATCATTGGTTTTATATTCTAACTGCTGGTAAATCAGGCACCAATAATGCCAGTCAAGCTAATGGTGGTCCAGACGTTTACAATGTACAAGGAATAGGTATGGCTAAAGCTGCACAAATTGCTTATTATGCAGAAAGAGACTACCTAACCCCTAACTCTACTTTTATGGATTGTAGAAATGCTACTATAGCCGTAGCTAGTTCTTTATATTGTTCATCAAGCCAAGAAGTTCAATCCGTTATAAATGCTTGGTATGCAGTAAATGTAGGAAATGCTTATAACTCATTCCCTAATGATATTGTTTTAAAATCATTGAATGGAGGAAATATAAACGTAAATTGTGGTGTACCCTATAGCCCTACTGTTACTTTTGAAAACGGAGGTACTAATGCTATTAACAATGTAACAATTAACTATAATATAGATGGAGGCGCTAATTCTACCTTAAATTGGGTTGGGAATCTAGCACAATGTGAACAAGGAACACAAGCCATCAATATAAATGGATTAACTAGAGGTTACCACATATTGAACGTAACTACTACTATTACAAATGATGGTTTAGCTACTAACAATACTAAATCAATGGTAATATTAGTAAACGATGCTGGATCTATCAATTCTACAAATACCTTTAATACAAATAACGATGTATTAGTTTCAATAGACAAAGGAGGAGCAAATAGTACTGTTTGGGAAAGAGGTTCTATCAATAAAACTAAATTATCAATAGTTGCTACAGGCAATTCACCTGGATATTCTACAAAATTAGTAGGTAATTATCCTGATAAAACGACATCTTATTTAGTTTCTCAGTGCTATAACTTATCCAATTATTCTAATGCTAAAGTAAGCTTCGATATGGCATTTGATCTTGAACCTAATTGGGATATTATTTATTTTGAATACTCAACTAATAATGGAGCAACTTGGACACCTCTTGGTAATATGGGTAGTACTTGGTATAATAGTTCTAGAATACCAGATACAAATGACTGTTTTAATTGTATTGGTAGACAATGGACAGGTGATTATACAACAGCTCCAGCAGGTGGTAATGGTAATAATGGCAATAAACGAAACTATAGTCATAGTTTAGCTGAAGTAGGAGCTGCTAGTAATGCTATTTTTAGATTTACTTTTATAGCTGATGAAGCTTCTAATCAAGAAGGTGTATTTATTGATAATTTCGTAATCCAAGGAACTTTAGCAAATGAGACCAATAATTTTGATAAATTTGAAATCTTCCCTAATCCATCTAATGGTAAATTCGCCATTACGCTATCTACTGATCAAGAGGTAAAAATACAAATATATGATTTAGGAGGTAGAAATGTATTTGAAAAGAAATACGAAGTAAATGGTTCAGAATTTAATAATGAAATAGATTTATCAAACATTTCTTCTGGTGTTTATATTTTAAATATAGAAAGTAAAAATAAAAAAGAGTCAAGAAGAATTATTGTTAATTAA
- a CDS encoding acyltransferase has translation MKEDNENLYWITSLRVLATFSVIFLHTSAEILYQYGKTSNANWWIGNIYDSSVRFCVPIFLMISGALILSKDYKNITEYLKKRVLRIIFPFLFWSIVYIFINNFLYFYKENLTFIDILKFTLIKLKIGASFHLWYIYMIIGLYLFFPIIKSWLSRANDNEIKYFIGIWLITICIKLPIINTFIPNIEITYFSGYIGFPILGYYLSKKKLNLKRKKVIYIILIVIGLLITIFGTYFATKYKGTFYEGFYDYLTPNVLFISIGVFLFFKDFVTVNSKIIIFFNKYSYGTYLVHILTIIVLQKAGVSYALINPMLGIPITSITCFIISTLIIWGVNNLPFGKYISG, from the coding sequence ATGAAAGAAGATAATGAAAATCTATATTGGATAACTTCATTAAGAGTTTTAGCTACATTTAGCGTAATTTTTTTACATACTTCAGCAGAAATATTATATCAGTATGGAAAAACTTCTAATGCAAATTGGTGGATTGGTAATATTTATGACAGTTCTGTTCGATTTTGTGTTCCTATATTTTTAATGATTTCTGGTGCTTTAATTTTATCAAAAGACTATAAAAATATCACAGAATATTTAAAAAAGAGAGTTTTAAGAATAATATTTCCTTTTTTATTCTGGAGTATCGTTTATATTTTTATAAATAATTTTCTATATTTTTATAAAGAAAATTTAACTTTCATAGATATTTTAAAATTTACATTAATCAAGTTAAAAATAGGTGCTAGTTTTCATTTATGGTATATATACATGATAATTGGGCTCTATTTATTTTTCCCTATTATAAAAAGTTGGTTAAGTAGAGCAAATGATAACGAAATAAAATACTTTATTGGAATCTGGTTAATTACCATATGTATTAAATTACCTATTATAAATACATTCATTCCAAATATTGAAATAACATATTTTTCAGGCTACATAGGATTTCCTATTTTAGGATATTATCTTAGTAAAAAAAAATTAAACCTTAAAAGAAAGAAAGTAATCTATATCATTTTAATCGTAATAGGTCTTCTAATTACAATATTTGGAACATATTTTGCCACTAAATATAAAGGAACATTTTATGAAGGCTTTTATGATTATTTAACCCCCAATGTCTTATTCATTTCTATTGGAGTCTTTTTATTTTTTAAAGACTTTGTAACTGTAAATTCAAAAATAATTATCTTTTTTAATAAGTATAGTTATGGTACATATTTAGTTCATATTTTAACAATAATAGTGTTACAAAAAGCAGGAGTTTCCTACGCTTTAATAAACCCAATGTTAGGGATTCCCATAACCAGTATAACGTGTTTTATTATTTCAACACTAATTATTTGGGGCGTAAATAATTTACCTTTTGGAAAATATATATCTGGATAA
- a CDS encoding TSUP family transporter, whose amino-acid sequence MVLSPVILLLGWGRMKETAAVSALFILVNSVSGFLGFLANNGQFPLQMSSIILVVLFGGTLGAFYGSEKFNNITLKYILSFVLVLASVKLIMI is encoded by the coding sequence GTGGTTTTAAGTCCCGTAATTTTATTATTAGGCTGGGGGAGAATGAAAGAAACAGCTGCTGTTTCAGCTTTATTCATATTAGTTAATTCAGTATCAGGATTTTTAGGCTTTTTAGCTAATAATGGTCAATTTCCGTTACAAATGTCTAGTATAATATTAGTTGTTCTTTTTGGAGGAACTTTAGGTGCTTTTTACGGTAGTGAAAAATTTAATAATATAACCCTAAAATATATTTTATCTTTTGTACTAGTTCTTGCTTCTGTTAAATTAATAATGATTTAA
- a CDS encoding sulfite exporter TauE/SafE family protein, with protein MNIEPNIFLLLIGIIGFLYASVGHGGASGYLALMSLFSFSPEIMKPSALVLNILVSSIAFIFFYKSKQFRWRLFYPFAITSIPFSFMGGFFKIDTHLYRAFLGIILLFVVIKLLGFGKRKRKK; from the coding sequence ATGAATATTGAACCAAATATATTTTTACTTCTCATTGGAATTATTGGATTTTTATATGCTAGTGTAGGTCATGGGGGAGCAAGTGGTTATTTAGCGCTAATGAGTTTATTCTCATTTTCACCTGAAATAATGAAACCTTCAGCATTAGTTTTAAATATATTAGTTTCTTCAATTGCTTTTATATTTTTTTACAAATCAAAACAATTTCGTTGGAGGTTGTTTTATCCTTTTGCGATTACTTCAATCCCATTTTCTTTTATGGGAGGTTTTTTTAAAATAGATACTCATTTATATAGAGCTTTTTTAGGTATTATTTTACTATTTGTAGTAATAAAATTATTAGGTTTTGGTAAAAGGAAAAGGAAGAAATAA
- a CDS encoding YggS family pyridoxal phosphate-dependent enzyme yields MTEEILKNIAIIKERINNACKESNRNPDEIKLLLATKTVSAERIKIALEAGNKLIAENKVQELKEKHESLRTLSPINHFIGHLQTNKIKDILKYDVSCIQSLDRLDLAQKLHERLKLENRCIDVLIQINTSQEESKFGVAPNNAINLIKEVAQFDTLKIKGLMTIGLFSAETDKVRQCFHLLKDIQQKIIALNIPNVEMKELSMGMSGDLETAVAEGATIIRIGTAIFGQRIYPDNYYWNENEN; encoded by the coding sequence ATGACTGAAGAAATATTAAAAAATATAGCTATAATAAAAGAACGTATAAATAATGCTTGCAAAGAAAGCAATAGAAATCCTGATGAAATTAAACTACTCTTAGCCACTAAAACAGTTTCAGCAGAACGCATAAAAATTGCATTAGAGGCAGGAAATAAATTAATAGCTGAAAACAAAGTACAAGAGTTAAAAGAAAAACATGAATCATTAAGAACTCTTTCCCCTATAAATCATTTTATAGGACATTTACAAACAAATAAAATAAAAGATATTTTAAAATATGATGTTAGTTGCATACAATCACTTGATCGATTAGATTTAGCACAAAAATTACATGAAAGATTAAAATTAGAAAACAGATGTATAGATGTATTAATACAAATAAACACATCACAAGAGGAAAGCAAATTTGGAGTTGCTCCTAATAATGCTATCAACTTAATAAAAGAAGTGGCCCAATTTGATACTTTAAAAATAAAAGGATTAATGACTATAGGCTTATTTAGTGCTGAAACAGATAAAGTTCGTCAATGCTTTCACTTACTTAAAGATATTCAGCAAAAAATAATAGCATTAAATATTCCAAACGTAGAAATGAAAGAACTTTCTATGGGTATGAGTGGAGATTTAGAAACGGCAGTAGCAGAGGGAGCAACTATAATAAGGATAGGTACTGCAATATTTGGACAAAGAATTTATCCTGATAATTATTACTGGAATGAAAATGAAAATTAA
- a CDS encoding DUF2750 domain-containing protein: MKDDIEIIQRHQEFIKTICENEKIYTLTKEEYYSLSYTNKYQDEEGNPIQLLCVWSKKSYTTICQNEEWKNYKIEEINLIDFIENWCIGLDSNGMMAGTEFDQNLYGYEADPLELILEIIEYLKIIKKELQLTHYKNLNDLAKKIKEVLG; encoded by the coding sequence ATGAAAGATGATATTGAAATTATACAACGTCACCAAGAATTTATTAAAACTATTTGTGAAAATGAAAAAATATATACCTTAACAAAAGAAGAATATTATTCTTTATCTTATACAAATAAATACCAAGATGAAGAAGGAAATCCTATTCAATTACTTTGTGTTTGGAGTAAAAAAAGCTATACAACAATCTGCCAAAATGAAGAATGGAAAAACTATAAAATTGAAGAAATAAATTTAATAGATTTTATAGAAAATTGGTGCATAGGACTTGATTCTAATGGTATGATGGCAGGAACAGAATTTGATCAGAATCTATATGGCTATGAAGCAGACCCTTTAGAATTAATTTTAGAGATCATTGAATATCTAAAAATTATAAAAAAAGAATTACAATTAACCCATTACAAAAATTTAAATGATTTAGCAAAAAAAATAAAAGAAGTATTAGGTTAA
- a CDS encoding AAA family ATPase yields MNLHNLLINDKEQILLKDIFLDKANNKTIEQLIKEHTYFDELNKYGLPINNKVLLHGSSGCGKTMTAKAIAQSLGKNILILNLSNIVCSRIGETSQNIKQIFDKAAKDNAVLFLDEFDQIGKARGNDDKDVGEMRRLVNTIIQLIDYFPNNALLICATNHPEIIDIALLRRFQLQISFRIPEKDILDEYYDHLISEFPKNLQSVERKYNISFAEARDHTYTIIKSILIETLEKQQQK; encoded by the coding sequence ATGAATTTACATAATCTTCTAATAAACGACAAAGAGCAAATACTATTAAAGGATATATTTCTAGACAAAGCCAACAATAAAACTATTGAACAACTTATAAAAGAGCATACTTATTTTGATGAATTAAATAAATATGGATTACCCATAAACAATAAAGTTCTTCTTCATGGCAGTTCAGGATGCGGTAAAACAATGACTGCTAAAGCTATTGCGCAAAGTTTAGGTAAAAATATTTTAATATTAAATTTAAGCAATATAGTTTGTTCACGTATAGGTGAAACATCTCAAAATATTAAACAAATTTTTGATAAAGCAGCTAAAGATAATGCTGTATTATTTCTAGATGAATTTGATCAAATTGGCAAAGCAAGAGGAAATGATGATAAAGATGTAGGAGAAATGAGAAGATTAGTAAATACCATTATACAACTTATAGATTATTTTCCAAACAATGCTTTATTAATATGCGCTACAAACCATCCTGAAATTATTGATATCGCGTTATTAAGACGTTTTCAGTTACAAATAAGCTTTAGAATCCCAGAAAAAGATATTTTAGATGAATATTACGATCATCTCATATCTGAATTTCCTAAAAATTTACAAAGTGTAGAACGAAAATACAATATATCTTTTGCAGAAGCTAGAGACCACACTTACACAATTATAAAATCAATATTGATTGAAACTTTAGAAAAACAACAACAAAAATAA
- a CDS encoding MliC family protein: MLTALFLGSCNNKKQEIIEATPTLEAKKITDNIISGKIADKEGKVLEYTFDNSKNTATLKLNGETIELVADTTASGSHYKNDHYEYSEWHGITKIQKDGKVIFQAGEETMPK, from the coding sequence ATGCTAACTGCATTATTTTTAGGATCTTGTAATAATAAAAAGCAAGAAATTATAGAAGCAACACCAACGCTAGAAGCAAAAAAGATAACAGATAATATTATTTCTGGAAAAATAGCAGATAAAGAAGGGAAAGTATTAGAATATACATTTGATAATTCTAAGAATACTGCAACTCTAAAACTTAATGGAGAAACAATTGAGTTAGTAGCAGATACCACAGCATCTGGCTCACACTACAAAAATGATCATTATGAATATTCTGAATGGCATGGAATAACAAAAATACAAAAAGATGGAAAAGTAATTTTTCAAGCAGGTGAAGAAACTATGCCTAAATAA
- a CDS encoding molybdopterin molybdotransferase MoeA has protein sequence MISVEEALQKIEKIEIQPLLKEILLKDSNQYVLASDIISPIDMPPFRQSAMDGFAVNNINSLVFQIIGEIKAGDDIYLELNKSQAVKIFTGAAVPDDTVAIIPIEKCRIENNKLILSELPKLNENIRPIGEQIQLGKIALPKGVQLNPAAIGFLACLGITKIAVYKKPSVGIIVTGNELIDIGSQLTFGKIYESNGIMLQSALEDYAEDVIIYKIKDDQDLTTDTIKKALLGHDIVLISGGISVGDYDFVYDALQDLNVKELFYKVNQKPGKPLYVGLKGSKIVYALPGNPAASLSCYYIYVLPIIKKMIGQVSNIFRKVSIAHDYKVKNSRTQFLKAYFNGETVTILSHQNSNMLNTFALANVLVKVDAGEYIIKSNSIVDIYHIN, from the coding sequence ATGATATCTGTTGAAGAAGCTTTGCAAAAAATAGAGAAAATAGAAATACAACCTTTATTAAAAGAAATTTTATTAAAGGATTCTAATCAATACGTACTTGCTTCGGATATTATTTCACCTATAGATATGCCTCCTTTCAGACAGTCAGCAATGGATGGTTTTGCAGTTAATAACATAAATTCTTTGGTATTTCAAATAATTGGAGAGATTAAAGCAGGAGATGATATTTATTTAGAACTTAATAAATCTCAAGCAGTTAAAATTTTTACTGGTGCAGCTGTTCCTGATGATACGGTGGCTATTATACCTATTGAAAAGTGTAGAATTGAAAATAATAAATTAATTTTATCAGAATTACCTAAACTTAACGAAAATATTAGACCTATTGGAGAACAAATACAATTAGGAAAGATAGCCTTACCAAAAGGAGTTCAACTGAATCCTGCTGCCATTGGTTTTTTAGCTTGTTTAGGAATTACAAAAATTGCAGTTTATAAAAAACCTTCAGTAGGAATTATTGTAACAGGAAATGAATTAATTGATATTGGAAGTCAATTAACATTTGGTAAAATATATGAAAGTAATGGAATAATGTTGCAATCAGCTTTAGAAGATTATGCTGAAGATGTTATCATTTATAAGATAAAAGATGATCAAGATCTTACTACTGATACTATTAAAAAGGCTTTATTAGGACATGATATAGTACTTATTTCAGGAGGTATATCTGTGGGGGATTATGATTTTGTATATGATGCTTTACAAGATTTAAATGTAAAAGAACTCTTTTATAAAGTTAATCAAAAACCAGGAAAACCTTTATATGTAGGACTAAAAGGTTCTAAAATAGTGTATGCTTTACCAGGAAATCCTGCTGCTTCACTTAGTTGTTATTATATATATGTATTACCTATTATAAAAAAAATGATAGGACAAGTTTCAAATATATTTAGAAAAGTATCTATTGCACATGATTATAAGGTTAAAAATTCAAGAACTCAATTTTTAAAAGCATATTTTAATGGCGAAACAGTAACTATACTTAGTCATCAGAATTCAAATATGCTTAATACTTTTGCTCTTGCTAATGTTCTTGTAAAAGTTGATGCTGGCGAATATATAATTAAATCAAATTCTATAGTTGATATTTATCATATAAATTAA
- a CDS encoding glycosyl-4,4'-diaponeurosporenoate acyltransferase CrtO family protein yields the protein MILKYLSFGISLVFISFIVGMITTSILRNTNFYNNRLSNFNFIKSEKLNSIMGVNIVKWIVKNTFFKYLNPNLKINGKVNISDFKNIREQMTKAEIDHLFAFLFVMIFVIIKIYNEEYILALIILILNILMNLCPTLLQQRNKRRIDKFISKFSK from the coding sequence ATGATATTAAAATATTTAAGTTTTGGAATTTCACTAGTTTTTATTTCTTTTATTGTAGGTATGATAACTACTTCTATATTAAGAAATACAAATTTTTATAATAATAGATTATCAAATTTTAATTTTATAAAAAGTGAAAAATTAAATAGCATAATGGGGGTTAACATAGTGAAATGGATTGTAAAAAATACATTTTTTAAGTATTTGAATCCAAATTTAAAAATTAATGGAAAAGTAAATATTTCAGATTTCAAAAATATTAGAGAACAAATGACTAAAGCTGAAATTGATCATTTATTTGCGTTTCTTTTCGTTATGATTTTTGTAATTATTAAAATTTATAATGAAGAATATATTTTAGCATTAATAATTTTAATTCTAAATATTTTAATGAATTTATGTCCAACTTTATTACAGCAACGAAACAAAAGGCGAATTGATAAATTTATTTCAAAATTCTCAAAATAA